From uncultured Desulfovibrio sp.:
AAATACGGTTGTCCAGCGTGTAGAACGGCAGGTCCTGTGCATCATAGAGCAGGCCCAGGGCATAGCCCAGCAGGTTCTGTCCCACCACCACATTGAAGGAGGAATAGAGGTCATCCGTGCGGCAGTTGTAGACGCCCTTGCCGGAATCCAGCGACGCCTTGTACTTGTCCACCTGCGCCAGCCCCTTCTTGTACTGCCCTTCGGCAGACGGGAAGAGGAAACCGCGCGGGTCATAGGCAAAATTATTGATGCGGGCCGTGTAAAGTTCGCTGCTTTCCCGGTCATTGGCGCCCAGCTTGGCGATTTCCATGGAATACAGGTCAATGAGCACCTTGGTGGCATGGTAGACGCCATACTGGCGGGAAGCCCGGTTGTCCAGCAGGAAGCGGTTAAAGATGACGTCATTGTAGCTCCAGCCGAAGGTGGAATCCAGTTCGCGCCGCAGCTGATAGGTGATGGCGTCAATCAGCAGTTTGCCCTTTTCGTTTTCGCTGAGGCTGGCAGCGTCCGCAGGCAGACTGAATGC
This genomic window contains:
- a CDS encoding DUF2333 family protein — encoded protein: MNPMSKLRVIAKTLIVQVCLLAGIIIFAWATQALYSKIDRTTFPDAFSLPADAASLSENEKGKLLIDAITYQLRRELDSTFGWSYNDVIFNRFLLDNRASRQYGVYHATKVLIDLYSMEIAKLGANDRESSELYTARINNFAYDPRGFLFPSAEGQYKKGLAQVDKYKASLDSGKGVYNCRTDDLYSSFNVVVGQNLLGYALGLLYDAQDLPFYTLDNRIYEVQGIVLVVRDFVRTLYELYPEIGQKNNAENMAAAMEYMNKICTYDPLYITSSFNSGELIISYLMFAKDRLEDIRNSIRI